A stretch of Hydrogenothermus marinus DNA encodes these proteins:
- a CDS encoding HvfC/BufC N-terminal domain-containing protein, whose translation MKKNSFEIIEKFYKSIIYGENLLNLPENRLSIYQSLVYNNIEDSCAKAFPLTKKILEDKWEKLISDFLKNHKFKSPYLWEVPKEFISFLKNKGIFEEKSFLYELMLYEWLEIEIFNEDIPSVNREFNWYEKYNFSKTSKLLNFKYPIHKISEIDIKKIEDLKADYFLIIFQNPDTYEIEYLEITPFLYQILDNINSEKLINQVKQVCKSFNINYEDILPKLENFFKMLIKNKILI comes from the coding sequence ATGAAAAAAAATTCGTTTGAGATTATAGAAAAGTTTTACAAATCTATTATTTATGGAGAAAATCTATTAAATCTTCCAGAAAATAGACTTTCTATTTACCAAAGTTTAGTTTATAACAATATAGAAGATTCATGTGCCAAAGCTTTTCCTTTAACTAAAAAAATTTTAGAAGATAAATGGGAAAAGCTTATATCCGATTTCTTAAAAAATCATAAATTTAAGTCTCCTTATCTTTGGGAAGTTCCTAAGGAGTTTATTTCTTTTTTAAAAAATAAAGGAATTTTTGAGGAAAAATCCTTTTTATATGAGTTAATGCTTTATGAATGGTTAGAAATAGAGATTTTTAATGAAGATATACCATCTGTAAATAGAGAGTTTAATTGGTATGAAAAATATAATTTTTCAAAAACTTCCAAGCTACTGAATTTCAAGTATCCTATACATAAGATTTCAGAGATTGATATAAAAAAGATAGAAGATTTAAAAGCTGATTACTTTTTAATAATATTTCAAAATCCAGATACTTATGAAATAGAGTATTTAGAAATAACACCTTTTTTATATCAAATACTTGATAATATAAATTCAGAAAAACTTATAAATCAAGTAAAACAAGTTTGTAAAAGTTTTAATATTAATTATGAAGATATACTTCCTAAATTGGAAAATTTCTTTAAAATGCTTATAAAAAATAAAATTTTAATTTAA